The Mytilus galloprovincialis chromosome 7, xbMytGall1.hap1.1, whole genome shotgun sequence genome has a window encoding:
- the LOC143082605 gene encoding microfibril-associated glycoprotein 4-like, whose product MKSLLFISLIFEMTFFCLPSSLPCEGELCPKVISMPLMDNMKASLKADIDVSQINRYLKAYIQQEIKKDVRTIIKDLVEKKLNNMKVEMSSRAEEKEMGKVCTDSVECQDNLDCINGRCSCNRSTYWNGIRCDQKLPSECEDISSDKDGIYLVYPKGKMTSRKISVYCIMSGNKKWTVIQKRTDGSMDFYRTWSEYSNGFGRVDEDHWLGNENIYRLSQDGTHELSIVLVDWEGNLMEANYSKFSVDSEEDNYSLSVSGYSGNAGDGMDYHNSKSFYTKDRDNKNGCAVSRHGGWWYDDCYQANLNGMYNGTINESGKYTGLVWFEWKRDYSLKTTLMMIRRKE is encoded by the exons ATGAAAAGCTTACTATTTATAtctcttatttttgaaatgacatttttttgtttACCCAGTAGTTTGCCATGCGAAGGGGAACTCTGTCCCAAAGTAATATCTATGCCGCTGATGGATAATATGAAAGCATCGCTGAAGGCCGATATTGACGTTTCACAGATAAATAGGTATCTAAAAGCTTATATCCAACAGGAGATAAAAAAAGACGTACGCACAATAATAAAAGATTTAGtggaaaaaaaactaaataacatGAAGGTAGAGATGTCTTCAAGAGCAGAGG AGAAAGAAATGGGCAAAGTTTGTACAGATTCTGTAGAATGTCAAGACAATTTGGACTGTATAAATGGCAGATGTAGTTGCAACCGCTCAACATATTGGAATGGTATACGCTGTGACCAAA AATTACCTTCTGAATGTGAGGATATATCTAGTGATAAGGATGGTATATATTTGGTCTACCCTAAAGGCAAAATGACGTCTCGTAAAATATCTGTTTACTGTATCATGAGCGGAAACAAGAAATGGACA GTAATACAGAAGAGAACTGATGGATCTATGGACTTTTACAGAACGTGGTCGGAATATTCAAACGGATTTGGAAGGGTAGATGAAGACCATTGGCTAG gcAACGAGAATATTTACCGTTTATCCCAAGATGGCACTCATGAACTAAGCATCGTCTTAGTAGATTGGGAAGGAAATCTAATGGAAGCTAATTATTCTAAATTTTCAGTAGATAGCGAAGAAGACAACTACTCACTCAGTGTGTCAGGATACTCGGGAAACGCAg GTGATGGTATGGACTACCACAACTCCaaatcattttatacaaaagaccGGGACAACAAGAATGGATGTGCCGTCAGCAGACATGGCGGTTGGTGGTATGACGACTGTTATCAAGCAAACCTTAATGGGATGTATAATGGGACAATAAATGAATCTGGAAAATATACAGGACTAGTATGGTTTGAATGGAAAAGGGACTATTCTTTAAAAACAACGCTGATGATGATCAGAAGGAAAGAGTAA